From Deferrisoma camini S3R1, the proteins below share one genomic window:
- a CDS encoding tetratricopeptide repeat protein, with protein sequence MTPRPRTVEVLDPVDRWLHLGAIAGMAGALATGPALETPALAKMLGPLDPSLVHGASAAVLVLVAALHGVRVCLGWLEGRNPWGLLPRPGDLASLLRALAPFGPPERRGRYSHRERLAYLGFAVVVPALLVTGWAEAHPTWAVRWLGPGGLVAAARVHSALGLAALIPLGWHLFFALLAPEKLPWNPAWLTGRVPLTLAERAWPAWVEEAEAPEAVAEAAPPSVEDLLEAGNAAARAQDWDAAVAAYREALSLYPGYSQALFNLGLVCWKAGRKEECRGALGRFLEQDPFSPVAPRAREILARLEDDRG encoded by the coding sequence GTGACCCCCCGCCCCCGCACCGTGGAGGTTCTCGACCCGGTGGACCGGTGGCTCCACCTGGGCGCCATCGCCGGCATGGCCGGGGCGCTGGCCACCGGCCCCGCCCTGGAGACCCCGGCCTTGGCGAAGATGCTCGGGCCCCTGGACCCCAGTTTGGTCCACGGCGCCTCGGCCGCGGTGCTGGTGCTCGTGGCCGCCCTCCATGGGGTGCGGGTGTGCCTGGGGTGGCTCGAGGGAAGAAACCCCTGGGGGCTGCTGCCCCGGCCGGGGGACCTGGCGAGCCTGCTCCGGGCGCTCGCTCCGTTCGGGCCGCCGGAGCGGCGGGGCCGGTACTCCCACCGGGAGCGGTTGGCGTACCTGGGGTTCGCGGTGGTCGTGCCGGCGTTGCTGGTGACCGGCTGGGCCGAGGCCCACCCGACCTGGGCGGTCCGGTGGCTCGGCCCCGGCGGGCTGGTGGCGGCGGCGCGGGTCCACTCCGCCCTGGGGCTGGCCGCTCTCATCCCCCTGGGGTGGCACCTGTTCTTCGCGCTGCTGGCCCCGGAGAAGCTCCCCTGGAACCCCGCGTGGTTGACCGGCCGGGTACCCCTGACGCTTGCCGAACGGGCGTGGCCGGCCTGGGTCGAGGAGGCCGAAGCTCCGGAAGCCGTCGCAGAGGCGGCACCTCCCTCGGTGGAGGACCTCCTCGAGGCCGGAAACGCCGCGGCCCGGGCCCAGGACTGGGACGCGGCCGTGGCCGCCTACCGGGAGGCCCTGAGCCTGTACCCGGGGTACTCCCAGGCCCTGTTCAACCTGGGCCTCGTGTGCTGGAAGGCCGGCCGCAAGGAGGAGTGCCGCGGGGCCCTGGGGCGGTTCCTGGAGCAGGACCCGTTCAGCCCGGTGGCGCCGCGGGCCCGGGAGATCCTGGCCCGGCTGGAGGACGACCGTGGCTAG
- a CDS encoding NHL repeat-containing protein, whose amino-acid sequence MRGSGGVGNGTGGWGGAAVLVLLLWAWGAWAGGPRPFRVPLPAMNQPRSFAVDRDGRVWWVEDLSGRVLRGRPGGRAAEVPGVPRPAAVAAAPEGAVLVLHSGAGGFRLALWAGGERRSVPLIAEPPLGDPAGMAARDGIVWVVDRRPRRVVLFAYDGSALAWTDLSERARAPFSVALGPAGEGYVTDPAGPAVLAFNPSGAYLGTLDVGGTGLTRPTGVTVDGKGRVWVSDGVTGVLVLLDPARGGTTVRANGRAIRFADPLRLRWRKRVWVLDAAPGRMWTVEEPP is encoded by the coding sequence GTGAGGGGCTCCGGAGGGGTGGGCAACGGTACGGGGGGATGGGGCGGGGCCGCGGTCCTGGTCCTCCTCCTGTGGGCCTGGGGGGCGTGGGCCGGGGGCCCCCGGCCGTTTCGGGTGCCCCTGCCCGCCATGAACCAGCCCCGGTCGTTCGCGGTGGACCGCGACGGGAGGGTGTGGTGGGTGGAGGACCTGTCGGGCCGGGTTCTGCGCGGCCGGCCGGGGGGGCGGGCGGCCGAGGTGCCGGGGGTGCCCCGGCCGGCCGCGGTGGCCGCGGCGCCGGAGGGCGCCGTGCTGGTCCTCCATTCCGGCGCCGGGGGGTTCCGGCTCGCCCTGTGGGCCGGGGGGGAGCGCCGGAGCGTTCCCCTGATCGCGGAGCCGCCCCTCGGCGATCCGGCGGGCATGGCCGCCCGGGACGGGATCGTCTGGGTGGTGGACCGTCGCCCCAGGCGGGTGGTGCTGTTCGCCTACGACGGCTCGGCCCTGGCGTGGACCGACCTGTCCGAGCGGGCCCGGGCCCCGTTCTCGGTGGCCCTGGGGCCGGCAGGCGAAGGATACGTGACCGACCCGGCCGGGCCGGCCGTGCTGGCGTTCAACCCGTCGGGCGCGTATCTGGGCACCCTCGACGTCGGCGGCACGGGCCTGACCCGCCCCACCGGCGTGACGGTGGACGGGAAGGGCCGGGTCTGGGTGTCGGACGGGGTGACGGGCGTGCTGGTGCTTCTGGACCCGGCGAGGGGCGGCACGACGGTGCGGGCGAACGGACGGGCGATCCGCTTCGCCGATCCGTTGCGCCTGCGGTGGCGGAAAAGAGTCTGGGTGCTCGACGCAGCACCGGGCCGGATGTGGACCGTGGAGGAACCGCCGTGA
- a CDS encoding cytochrome c3 family protein, whose amino-acid sequence MIWLVLLGLLLWCPPARAAAVDDWPCVTCHPSRDRAAFDLLREDRTVILGDEAAQERVCRSCHNGSVVDSRRILARGSQHPSGVAAARPPPEPFALYGGRIECGTCHSPHAGGEAGRRWLRVLPRGNEPCASCHPGRADRHLGMELSPEARERISALGGRTEGDTVVCATCHRLHGASGRALLVAPYGDREDGLCRVCHARLPAPPSHQKAGCGSCHRPHRSEPLLAEGRPCLTCHPDTQTPSDHPAASPVCTDCHAVHNPVRPEGSPKGLLRMPTDRNLLCGSCHAAEGAGPHGRAVPVAADPKSLARRGMGLDAGGNLVCTTCHRAHGAAVAPLLVGSPGVRCLYCHPGQNPFVPANTGAHPVAVPLPGGRVLGCSTCHAAHRAKAGPADCQGCHPMAEGGRGHGGRPGCGACHDIHGTGAPAARCAGCHDEGQVHLGVASEARPGLPVFGGTGRPAPEGEVGCPTCHDPHRPGAPVRGGQRACLGCHPDKREATRAPHGGVSGCFSCHPGHGDEESRPAEDRCRACHGPDTVSLAAHTPKGAPAWKGLGERLPLFDRAGRRNPFGFMTCPTCHDVHRPDGFRMEPRDPPRLCLTCHGDKASLLGSPHDPRSGGAGAACDVCHPQHCREGEPPLWSLRAEATGTWNDRKCTGCHGPSSGGPWPHTGPRSHPVDVVVPESMEAGDLPLYDPLGGRVGRVLACTTCHDLHGAWNREGERIPWFLRMPPADGALCQQCHPAEAAVRGTAHDVRTDPPDPLGPCGPCHRTHGAVDRALWALEPAAGDYAPNRLCRSCHGQEGPLPGERPLLQHHMKDAEPLRTPRGTIYLQRPMLLTDTWALKTGEEPLIPLYDRQGNAGPSGNLQCVSCHDPHRWSPFGSFVKPGFGALGPNVVTRFLRLRDPQQAARSVCAVCHPKDAPERYLKYHRAWTDVGAEFR is encoded by the coding sequence ATGATCTGGCTCGTGCTGCTCGGCCTCCTCCTGTGGTGCCCGCCGGCGCGGGCCGCGGCCGTGGACGACTGGCCCTGCGTGACCTGCCACCCCTCGCGGGACCGGGCCGCCTTCGACCTGCTGCGGGAGGACCGCACCGTGATCCTGGGGGACGAGGCGGCCCAGGAGCGGGTGTGCCGGTCCTGCCACAACGGGTCGGTGGTGGACAGCCGGCGCATCCTGGCCCGGGGCTCCCAGCACCCGTCCGGCGTGGCCGCGGCCCGGCCGCCCCCCGAGCCGTTCGCCCTGTACGGGGGCCGGATCGAGTGCGGCACCTGCCACTCCCCCCACGCCGGGGGCGAAGCCGGCCGGCGCTGGCTCCGGGTGCTGCCCCGGGGAAACGAGCCCTGCGCGTCGTGTCACCCGGGCCGAGCCGACCGGCACCTGGGCATGGAGTTGAGCCCGGAGGCGCGCGAGAGGATCTCGGCCCTGGGCGGCCGGACCGAGGGGGACACGGTGGTGTGCGCCACCTGCCACCGCCTCCACGGCGCCTCGGGCCGGGCCTTGCTGGTGGCGCCGTACGGGGACCGGGAGGACGGGCTGTGCCGGGTGTGCCACGCCCGGCTCCCGGCACCGCCCTCCCACCAGAAGGCGGGGTGCGGGTCGTGCCACCGGCCCCACCGGTCCGAGCCCCTCTTGGCCGAGGGGCGGCCGTGCCTGACGTGCCATCCCGACACCCAGACCCCGAGCGATCACCCGGCTGCGAGCCCCGTCTGCACCGACTGCCACGCCGTCCACAACCCGGTCCGACCCGAGGGAAGCCCCAAGGGCCTGCTCCGGATGCCCACCGACCGGAACCTGCTGTGCGGATCGTGCCACGCGGCCGAAGGAGCCGGGCCCCACGGCCGGGCCGTGCCGGTGGCCGCGGATCCGAAGAGCCTGGCCAGGCGGGGCATGGGGCTTGATGCGGGGGGCAACCTGGTGTGCACCACGTGTCACCGGGCCCACGGGGCGGCGGTTGCCCCCCTGCTGGTGGGCAGCCCGGGGGTCCGGTGCCTGTACTGCCATCCCGGCCAGAACCCGTTCGTGCCCGCCAACACTGGGGCCCACCCCGTGGCCGTGCCCCTGCCCGGGGGCCGGGTGCTCGGATGCTCCACCTGCCACGCGGCCCATCGGGCGAAGGCCGGTCCTGCGGACTGTCAGGGCTGCCACCCGATGGCCGAGGGGGGCCGCGGCCACGGCGGTCGGCCCGGGTGCGGCGCCTGCCACGACATCCACGGCACCGGTGCGCCCGCGGCCCGGTGCGCCGGGTGCCACGACGAGGGCCAGGTCCACCTGGGCGTCGCGTCGGAGGCCCGGCCGGGGCTGCCGGTGTTCGGGGGGACCGGCCGCCCGGCCCCCGAGGGGGAGGTGGGGTGCCCCACCTGCCACGACCCCCACCGGCCGGGGGCCCCGGTCCGCGGGGGGCAGAGGGCGTGCCTCGGGTGCCATCCGGACAAGCGCGAGGCGACCCGGGCCCCCCACGGGGGGGTATCGGGGTGTTTCTCGTGCCACCCGGGCCACGGGGACGAGGAGTCCCGGCCGGCAGAGGACCGGTGCCGGGCGTGCCACGGCCCGGACACGGTGAGCCTGGCGGCCCACACCCCGAAGGGAGCGCCGGCCTGGAAGGGCCTGGGGGAGCGGCTTCCCCTGTTCGACCGGGCCGGCCGGCGCAACCCCTTCGGGTTCATGACCTGCCCCACCTGCCACGACGTGCACCGGCCCGACGGGTTCCGGATGGAACCCCGCGATCCCCCCCGGCTGTGTCTGACCTGCCACGGCGACAAGGCGTCGCTGCTGGGTAGCCCACACGACCCCCGCTCGGGCGGGGCGGGGGCGGCCTGCGATGTGTGCCATCCCCAGCACTGCCGTGAGGGGGAGCCCCCCCTCTGGAGCCTGCGAGCCGAGGCCACCGGCACCTGGAACGACCGGAAGTGCACCGGCTGCCACGGCCCTTCTTCGGGCGGGCCGTGGCCCCACACCGGCCCCCGGTCCCACCCCGTGGACGTGGTGGTGCCCGAGTCCATGGAGGCCGGCGACCTGCCCCTGTACGACCCCCTCGGCGGGCGGGTGGGGCGCGTGCTGGCCTGCACCACCTGCCACGACCTCCACGGCGCGTGGAACCGGGAAGGCGAGCGGATCCCCTGGTTCCTGCGGATGCCGCCGGCCGACGGGGCCCTCTGCCAGCAGTGCCACCCCGCCGAGGCGGCGGTGCGGGGCACGGCCCACGACGTGCGCACGGACCCGCCCGACCCCCTGGGCCCCTGCGGACCCTGCCACCGCACCCACGGCGCGGTGGACCGGGCCCTGTGGGCCCTGGAGCCCGCGGCCGGGGACTACGCGCCGAACCGGCTGTGCCGGTCGTGCCACGGGCAGGAGGGGCCCCTGCCCGGGGAGCGGCCCCTCCTGCAGCACCACATGAAGGACGCCGAGCCCCTCCGGACGCCGCGGGGCACGATCTACCTCCAGCGGCCCATGCTCCTCACCGACACCTGGGCCCTCAAGACCGGGGAGGAGCCGCTGATTCCCTTGTACGACCGGCAGGGCAACGCCGGGCCCTCGGGGAACCTCCAGTGCGTCAGTTGCCACGACCCCCATCGGTGGAGCCCGTTCGGCAGCTTCGTGAAGCCGGGGTTCGGGGCCCTGGGGCCCAACGTGGTCACCCGGTTCCTGCGGCTGCGGGACCCCCAGCAGGCGGCTCGCAGCGTGTGTGCGGTGTGCCACCCAAAGGATGCGCCGGAGCGCTACCTCAAGTACCATCGGGCATGGACCGATGTGGGCGCGGAGTTTCGGTAG
- a CDS encoding HEAT repeat domain-containing protein, whose amino-acid sequence MGWIGWIVWVVLAATAAGAGDLASLKADLTGPDGNARRKAAEALGEMGGAEAVDLLAAAYRAEAEDAFGVKAACAVALGRTGRPEAAGPLAEMLGDRDYWVRRKAVEALESIPGPEAERALARAVGDDDPRVRAAALEALGRRGGATDLLRAGLDDDDPRVRAAALSALVQAGVPDSDRLLAEALGEESWRVRLRAAALLAARGDARGREVLAGAVRQGRHAGTAVREWSCLGAEAVPDLAALWADPEVAPPEKGRILEVLERLDCRASTRFFLSLATDPGAAAGDRVRAVMVLFDRRGRLGAGDVRAVAGLLDEPDPNLKAVALQILLDRGGPEFLAQIAPLAEHPNPVVRHFALQNLAAHGGPEHEAVFVRALQDPKATNVRLAMETLGRIGSPAAIRALEPFLGQRKYRRYAQAAIDAIRERSP is encoded by the coding sequence ATGGGCTGGATCGGATGGATCGTGTGGGTGGTGCTCGCGGCCACGGCCGCGGGGGCCGGGGACCTGGCCTCCCTCAAGGCCGACCTCACCGGGCCGGACGGAAACGCCCGCCGGAAGGCGGCGGAGGCCCTGGGCGAGATGGGGGGGGCGGAGGCGGTGGACCTGCTGGCCGCCGCCTACCGGGCGGAGGCCGAGGACGCCTTCGGGGTCAAGGCGGCCTGCGCTGTGGCCCTGGGCCGCACGGGCCGGCCCGAGGCCGCCGGGCCCCTGGCCGAGATGCTCGGGGACCGGGACTACTGGGTGCGCCGCAAGGCGGTCGAGGCCCTGGAATCGATCCCCGGCCCGGAGGCGGAACGCGCCTTGGCCCGGGCCGTGGGCGACGACGACCCCCGGGTGCGGGCCGCGGCGCTGGAGGCGCTGGGCCGCCGGGGCGGAGCGACCGACCTCCTGCGCGCGGGGTTGGACGACGACGACCCCCGGGTGCGGGCCGCGGCGCTCTCGGCCCTGGTGCAGGCCGGGGTGCCCGACTCGGACCGGCTGCTGGCCGAGGCGCTGGGGGAGGAGTCGTGGAGGGTTCGGCTGCGGGCCGCCGCGCTGCTCGCGGCCCGGGGCGACGCCCGGGGCCGCGAGGTGTTGGCCGGGGCGGTGCGCCAGGGGCGCCACGCCGGCACCGCGGTGCGCGAGTGGAGCTGCCTGGGCGCCGAGGCGGTGCCCGACCTGGCCGCCCTGTGGGCCGACCCCGAGGTGGCCCCACCCGAGAAGGGCCGGATCCTGGAGGTGCTGGAGCGCCTCGACTGCCGCGCCTCGACCCGCTTCTTCCTGTCGTTGGCCACCGACCCGGGGGCAGCGGCCGGGGACCGGGTCCGGGCCGTGATGGTGCTGTTCGACCGCAGGGGCCGGCTGGGGGCTGGGGACGTCCGGGCCGTGGCGGGGCTCCTGGACGAACCCGACCCGAACCTCAAGGCCGTGGCGCTACAGATCCTGCTGGACCGGGGGGGGCCGGAGTTCCTGGCCCAGATCGCCCCCCTGGCCGAGCACCCCAACCCGGTGGTGCGCCACTTCGCCCTGCAGAACCTGGCGGCCCACGGCGGCCCCGAGCACGAGGCGGTGTTCGTGCGGGCCCTGCAGGACCCCAAGGCCACCAACGTGCGCCTGGCCATGGAGACGCTGGGCCGCATCGGATCCCCGGCCGCCATCCGCGCGCTGGAGCCGTTCCTCGGTCAGCGCAAGTACCGCCGCTACGCCCAGGCCGCCATCGACGCGATTCGGGAGCGGTCCCCATAG